One Streptomyces sp. V4I8 genomic window carries:
- a CDS encoding carbonic anhydrase, protein MKALLDRARSFKRRVDFESGEYRKLAEGQYPEALFITCSDSRVIPALITGARPGEIFELRNAGNIVPPYGSPGASGEAATIEYALEVLGVQDIVVCGHSHCGAMGALKSGDDLSALPGVDAWLQLARPELAPVLTTASDDPSLPEVAQGNVVNQLAVLRTYPVVRQRLDSGRLRLHGWYYEVDTGQVHELEGDGLFRVHTG, encoded by the coding sequence TTGAAGGCGTTGCTGGACCGTGCCCGCTCGTTCAAACGTCGGGTCGATTTCGAGAGCGGTGAATACCGGAAACTGGCCGAGGGGCAATATCCCGAGGCGCTCTTCATTACCTGCTCGGACTCACGGGTCATACCCGCCCTGATTACCGGCGCGCGGCCCGGAGAGATATTCGAGCTGCGTAACGCGGGCAATATCGTGCCGCCGTACGGCAGCCCCGGCGCATCCGGGGAGGCCGCCACCATCGAGTACGCACTGGAGGTGCTCGGGGTTCAGGACATCGTCGTGTGCGGTCACTCACACTGCGGGGCGATGGGCGCGCTGAAGTCGGGCGACGACCTGTCCGCGCTGCCGGGCGTGGACGCCTGGCTGCAGCTGGCCCGCCCCGAACTGGCGCCGGTCCTCACCACCGCCTCCGACGACCCGTCGCTGCCCGAGGTGGCCCAGGGCAATGTCGTCAACCAGCTGGCCGTACTGCGGACTTACCCCGTGGTGCGGCAGCGGCTGGACAGCGGGCGGCTGCGGCTGCACGGCTGGTACTACGAGGTCGACACCGGGCAGGTGCACGAGCTGGAGGGCGACGGGCTGTTCCGGGTGCATACCGGATGA